In Gimesia benthica, a single window of DNA contains:
- a CDS encoding ABC transporter permease — MKLLGYIVKSLWGHRSRTMLTVAGSAVALFVFCFIQSIQEGMRDLRSRQEANGSLIVFQANKFCPATSHLPQDYDQQIRKFNGVKDVIPIQVFTNNCRASLDVVVFYGVPPHKLRTARDFEFIQGDWNEFETHQDAAVVGQAVAARRGIEVGDKFSIGDLSVNVAGIYRSNNPAEENYIYSHLEFLQRRQGAYLVGTVTQLEVLLQPDADLEAVSTRIDDLYRAGPVETNTRSKGVFQAKSLGDLSQLIEMAHYLGLACVGLVLALVATTTLMSVEDRIQEHAVLRTLGFSGSKVFGVVLAESTLLSLAGGILGVGIALITLKLSSLSVGAEAVTVAFIPSFRLAGIGLLLALVTGMGAGVVPAWYASRTEIVPALRSV; from the coding sequence ATGAAACTATTGGGCTATATCGTGAAATCATTGTGGGGGCATCGTTCCCGGACCATGCTGACGGTGGCTGGCTCCGCGGTGGCACTGTTCGTGTTCTGCTTCATTCAGTCCATCCAGGAAGGCATGCGCGATCTCAGATCACGGCAGGAAGCAAATGGCTCATTGATCGTATTCCAGGCCAATAAATTCTGCCCTGCCACGAGTCACCTGCCACAGGATTACGATCAGCAGATTCGTAAATTTAACGGAGTCAAAGACGTCATTCCGATTCAGGTCTTTACCAACAACTGTCGGGCCAGTCTGGACGTGGTTGTATTTTACGGCGTCCCTCCGCACAAACTGCGGACCGCACGGGACTTTGAATTCATCCAGGGAGACTGGAACGAATTTGAGACACATCAGGATGCCGCCGTTGTGGGTCAGGCGGTCGCGGCGCGACGGGGAATTGAAGTCGGAGATAAATTTTCTATCGGCGATCTCTCCGTTAATGTGGCGGGCATCTATCGCTCTAACAACCCAGCTGAAGAGAATTACATCTACAGTCACCTGGAATTCCTGCAGCGGCGACAGGGGGCGTACCTGGTGGGGACCGTGACACAACTGGAAGTCCTCCTGCAACCGGATGCGGATCTGGAAGCGGTCAGTACACGGATTGATGACCTCTACCGGGCCGGGCCCGTGGAAACCAATACCCGCTCCAAAGGGGTGTTCCAGGCGAAGAGCTTGGGGGATCTGTCGCAGTTAATTGAAATGGCGCACTACCTGGGTCTGGCTTGTGTGGGACTGGTACTGGCACTTGTGGCGACGACAACGCTGATGTCGGTCGAAGATCGAATTCAGGAACATGCGGTCCTGCGGACACTCGGTTTTTCGGGCAGTAAGGTCTTCGGCGTGGTGCTGGCGGAAAGTACACTTTTGAGTTTGGCAGGCGGGATTCTGGGAGTCGGGATCGCTTTGATCACTCTCAAACTCAGCAGCCTTTCGGTGGGCGCGGAGGCAGTGACCGTCGCGTTCATCCCCTCATTTCGGCTGGCGGGCATCGGCCTGCTGCTCGCACTGGTCACGGGAATGGGCGCGGGGGTTGTCCCTGCCTGGTATGCCTCACGAACCGAGATTGTTCCGGCCCTGCGAAGCGTTTAA
- a CDS encoding ABC transporter ATP-binding protein, giving the protein MPLVEIHNLTKQYHKGGETITPLDQVSLNIEQGEFLSLMGSSGTGKSTLLNLIASIDRPDSGTIIVDGVEITSLSRSRLAHWRAAHLGYIFQTHNLVPVLTAYENVELPLLLLPLSRNERRKRVEVALEAVDLLDRADHYQRQMSGGQEQRVGIARAIVKHPLIVVADEPTGDLDPESSEQILNLLKRLNRELDITMLMVTHDAEAATIADRQFYLDHGKLVQRNNEPETALAGSGVSIEETP; this is encoded by the coding sequence ATGCCACTGGTTGAAATTCACAATCTGACCAAACAATATCACAAGGGGGGCGAGACCATCACCCCGCTGGACCAGGTCTCTCTCAACATTGAACAGGGCGAATTTCTTTCGCTGATGGGATCGAGTGGTACCGGAAAATCGACACTGCTAAATCTGATCGCCAGCATCGACCGCCCCGACTCGGGTACGATCATCGTGGATGGTGTTGAGATTACATCATTATCGCGGAGCCGCCTGGCTCACTGGAGAGCCGCCCACCTGGGTTACATTTTCCAGACGCATAATCTGGTTCCCGTTTTGACCGCTTACGAAAATGTCGAACTCCCGCTGCTGCTGCTTCCGCTCTCGCGGAACGAGCGACGCAAACGTGTGGAAGTCGCACTGGAAGCCGTCGACCTGCTGGACCGGGCCGATCATTATCAGCGACAGATGTCAGGCGGACAGGAACAGCGGGTCGGGATTGCCCGGGCGATCGTCAAGCATCCCCTGATTGTCGTGGCTGACGAACCAACGGGGGACCTGGATCCCGAGTCCTCAGAACAGATTCTGAATCTGCTCAAACGTCTGAACCGGGAACTGGATATCACCATGCTGATGGTCACTCACGATGCGGAAGCAGCGACCATCGCAGACCGACAGTTCTATCTGGATCACGGCAAACTGGTACAGCGAAACAACGAGCCAGAGACGGCGCTGGCCGGATCAGGCGTGAGTATTGAGGAGACCCCATGA
- a CDS encoding HlyD family secretion protein, translating to MSQVDLSQLALDRSAPPQLRGHTRFRLLTRYLLPGTLLIGFAALIAYASRDLIFPPQPVTVMPVIVSQAQVRSAGTPLFQAAGWVEPRPTPIRVAALAPGVVEELLVVEDQKVKQGEPIARLVRVDAELVLKNTIATEKLREAELQQARATLKAAEVRLSQPVHLEAVLSSAQAELAKIQTQLKNLPFMTRRAKADLEFARLDFERKKSARGAVTQRSIDESKTEVESTTAAYEELMGRKESLIAEQKALQARCQALQTELKLLTAEQKARDEAQAQVAAAAARLEQSQVAVDQARLALERMTIRAPVAGRVYQLVAHPGSSVGNMLTQMTKFDGSTVVTMYRPEWLQIRVDVRFEDIPKVSLNQPVQIDNPALSEPVSGSVLFISSEADIQKNTLQVKVKIDEPTPLLKPEMLVDVTFLAPKHEQTEKDQDRESRIYVPRKMVQQNAAGQSYVWVADQSRQIARQQVIETSPHANGPLLEVTQGLNVSSRLIASPTSDLQPDERISITGETNHEGN from the coding sequence ATGTCTCAGGTTGATTTATCCCAACTGGCCCTGGATCGCAGTGCCCCCCCTCAATTGCGGGGGCACACGCGATTCCGGTTACTCACGCGCTATCTGCTGCCCGGCACCCTGCTGATCGGATTTGCTGCGCTGATCGCCTACGCCTCCCGTGATTTGATCTTTCCTCCCCAACCGGTCACGGTGATGCCGGTGATCGTCTCGCAGGCCCAGGTCCGCAGCGCCGGCACGCCTCTGTTCCAGGCAGCTGGCTGGGTGGAACCGCGGCCGACCCCTATTCGGGTCGCTGCACTGGCTCCCGGTGTGGTGGAAGAGTTACTGGTTGTCGAAGATCAGAAAGTCAAACAGGGGGAACCGATCGCGCGGCTGGTAAGAGTGGACGCCGAGCTGGTATTGAAGAACACCATTGCCACGGAGAAGCTGCGGGAAGCTGAACTGCAGCAGGCCCGCGCCACGTTGAAAGCTGCTGAAGTCCGCCTGTCACAGCCCGTGCATCTGGAAGCGGTACTCAGTTCGGCGCAGGCAGAACTGGCTAAGATCCAGACTCAGTTAAAGAATCTGCCTTTCATGACCCGTAGAGCCAAAGCAGATCTGGAATTCGCGCGGCTGGATTTTGAGCGCAAGAAATCAGCCCGCGGCGCAGTCACACAGCGAAGTATTGACGAATCGAAGACCGAGGTTGAATCGACGACTGCGGCGTATGAAGAGTTGATGGGCCGTAAGGAATCCCTGATCGCGGAACAGAAGGCGCTGCAGGCGCGGTGCCAGGCACTGCAGACGGAGTTGAAACTGCTCACAGCGGAACAGAAAGCCCGGGATGAAGCCCAGGCGCAGGTGGCTGCAGCAGCCGCGCGTCTGGAACAGTCCCAGGTCGCCGTCGACCAGGCGCGACTTGCTTTGGAGCGGATGACGATCCGCGCCCCTGTCGCGGGACGCGTGTATCAGCTTGTAGCACATCCCGGATCCAGTGTCGGAAACATGCTGACTCAGATGACTAAATTCGATGGCAGTACGGTCGTCACCATGTATCGTCCGGAATGGCTGCAGATTCGTGTCGATGTGCGTTTTGAAGACATTCCCAAGGTTTCGTTGAATCAACCGGTTCAGATCGACAATCCAGCACTCAGCGAACCAGTGAGTGGTAGCGTCCTGTTTATCAGTTCGGAAGCGGATATTCAGAAAAATACGCTGCAGGTCAAAGTCAAAATTGATGAACCGACGCCGCTGCTGAAGCCGGAAATGCTGGTGGATGTGACCTTTCTCGCTCCGAAACATGAGCAGACAGAGAAAGATCAGGACCGGGAATCCCGAATTTATGTCCCCAGAAAGATGGTACAACAGAACGCCGCCGGTCAGTCCTATGTCTGGGTTGCAGATCAAAGTCGCCAGATTGCCCGCCAGCAGGTCATTGAAACCAGCCCGCATGCAAATGGCCCGCTACTGGAGGTCACTCAGGGGCTGAATGTATCGAGTCGACTGATTGCCTCCCCGACATCCGATTTGCAGCCAGACGAGCGGATTAGCATCACCGGCGAAACCAATCATGAAGGAAACTGA
- a CDS encoding ABC transporter permease: MIRFSLIPWEYGVRNLFRRPLRTLLTLTGLTTVIVLVFIVVGFIRGLEHSLSASGDPDVAILFSLGMGENLEYSSIPMRTSELVSASVGGIKEFHGRKYASPELYLGTQITLPEQERTAMGLVRGVTPAILLVRRKVELESGRWPEPGEVLIGQLVATKLGLSPEQLRTGQAIELEGRSWKISGTFSAGGSAFESEIWCRLDELQQAMKRQDLSLVAVTLDSPDVYPDLDLFCKERLDLELQSVREVSYYQGLKKDYGPIRMLAWLIVFLVSGAGVFAGLNTLYGAVVGRTSELSMLQTLGFVRRAIVISLIQEGILLSTAASLIAALIAVLLINGVAVRFTMGAFSLQIDTVSLLIGSGVGILLGLLGAIPPALRALRLPIVDGLKSV, encoded by the coding sequence ATGATCCGATTCTCATTAATCCCCTGGGAATACGGCGTACGGAATCTGTTCCGTCGCCCCCTGCGTACCCTGCTCACGCTGACCGGTCTGACGACCGTGATCGTACTGGTGTTTATCGTAGTCGGTTTCATCCGGGGGCTGGAACACAGCCTGTCCGCCAGCGGTGATCCGGATGTAGCTATTCTGTTTTCGCTGGGCATGGGGGAGAATCTGGAATACTCATCCATTCCAATGCGGACGAGTGAACTCGTTTCCGCCAGTGTGGGTGGCATTAAAGAATTTCACGGCCGGAAATACGCGTCTCCCGAATTGTACCTGGGAACACAGATCACCCTGCCCGAACAGGAGCGAACTGCGATGGGGCTGGTGCGCGGTGTAACACCGGCGATACTCCTGGTCCGTCGTAAAGTCGAACTGGAATCGGGTCGCTGGCCCGAACCGGGAGAAGTCCTGATTGGCCAGCTGGTCGCTACCAAGCTGGGACTCTCCCCCGAACAGCTGAGGACCGGCCAGGCAATCGAACTGGAGGGGCGCAGCTGGAAAATCAGCGGTACCTTCTCCGCAGGTGGGTCTGCATTTGAATCAGAGATCTGGTGTCGTCTCGATGAGCTGCAGCAGGCAATGAAACGCCAGGACCTGAGTCTGGTTGCGGTCACCCTGGACTCACCCGATGTTTACCCTGATCTGGATCTGTTCTGCAAAGAACGCCTTGACCTCGAATTACAGTCAGTTCGCGAAGTCTCCTACTATCAGGGTCTGAAAAAAGATTATGGTCCGATTCGGATGCTGGCCTGGCTGATTGTGTTTCTGGTCTCCGGCGCCGGAGTCTTTGCCGGCTTAAATACGTTGTACGGTGCGGTCGTCGGCCGCACCAGTGAATTATCGATGTTGCAGACACTCGGCTTTGTCCGCCGGGCGATTGTGATCAGCCTGATCCAGGAGGGCATCCTGCTCTCGACGGCTGCCAGTCTGATCGCAGCATTGATCGCGGTATTGCTGATCAACGGGGTTGCCGTCCGTTTTACAATGGGCGCGTTCTCGCTGCAGATCGATACGGTCTCACTGCTGATCGGTTCGGGAGTCGGAATTCTGCTGGGTCTCCTGGGAGCAATCCCACCGGCCCTGCGGGCACTGCGACTGCCGATCGTCGATGGTCTCAAATCTGTTTAG
- a CDS encoding multiheme c-type cytochrome, with protein sequence MIQKYPFLIPLSILLLACLSGAGLFLYGSQQKTEFVPHVRSVHQPVPSRSCCECHDKFCQQFEGAPHLRTLRKATDPGVLENFVDREVTLKENGHTYRFFKEDDALWVDCDSYPSPVRIDWVFGSGMHAMTPVSLFPNAQGESELLQHIVSWYPSGKLGITLGLQELAHEQTGINALGEVSDHAKTQNCFGCHAAWLGDSPGEINSDAIIPGVSCVRCHLNGEEHIKAVERGDKDLKLTQWSSLTPLESINRCGECHRRFDQLEADEIHPANDLLYRFAPVGMSQSPCFLKQTDVKLADGKSARFDCTTCHNPHQQASRDPEYYRQICLNCHSDLKDHAPVCSKESMQSQCLQCHMPAVEVHDNLSFTDHWIRVRERDKERFPEFQLQQPK encoded by the coding sequence ATGATCCAGAAGTACCCGTTTCTCATCCCCCTGTCGATCCTGTTACTGGCCTGCCTGTCAGGTGCCGGCCTGTTTCTTTACGGATCACAGCAGAAAACGGAGTTCGTTCCGCATGTCCGTTCGGTGCATCAGCCGGTCCCATCGCGTTCCTGCTGTGAGTGTCACGACAAATTCTGTCAGCAGTTCGAAGGGGCTCCTCATCTGCGGACTCTCCGCAAAGCTACGGATCCAGGCGTACTCGAAAATTTTGTCGACCGGGAAGTCACCCTCAAAGAGAACGGGCATACCTACCGGTTTTTCAAAGAAGATGATGCGCTGTGGGTCGACTGCGATAGTTATCCGTCACCAGTCCGGATCGACTGGGTCTTCGGTTCCGGCATGCATGCGATGACACCGGTTTCGCTGTTTCCGAATGCACAGGGAGAGTCAGAACTGCTGCAGCACATCGTCTCCTGGTATCCTTCCGGCAAACTGGGAATCACACTCGGCCTGCAGGAACTGGCCCATGAGCAGACCGGCATCAACGCGCTGGGAGAAGTCAGCGATCATGCTAAAACTCAAAACTGCTTTGGCTGTCACGCGGCCTGGCTGGGGGATTCGCCAGGTGAAATCAATTCGGATGCGATCATTCCCGGGGTCTCATGTGTCCGCTGCCACTTGAATGGCGAAGAACACATTAAAGCCGTCGAACGTGGGGATAAAGATCTCAAGTTGACTCAATGGAGTTCACTGACACCTCTGGAGTCGATCAATCGTTGTGGAGAGTGCCATCGTCGCTTCGATCAACTGGAGGCGGATGAAATCCATCCTGCGAATGATCTGCTCTACCGTTTTGCTCCAGTGGGGATGTCCCAGAGCCCCTGTTTCCTGAAACAGACTGACGTCAAACTGGCGGACGGCAAATCGGCCCGTTTTGACTGCACTACCTGTCACAATCCGCATCAGCAGGCCAGCCGCGATCCGGAATATTACCGCCAGATCTGCCTGAACTGTCACAGCGATCTCAAGGATCATGCACCGGTGTGTTCTAAAGAGTCGATGCAAAGCCAGTGTCTGCAATGTCATATGCCGGCAGTGGAAGTCCACGACAACCTCTCCTTCACTGACCACTGGATACGAGTCCGCGAGCGCGACAAAGAACGCTTCCCCGAATTTCAGCTGCAGCAGCCAAAATGA
- a CDS encoding tetratricopeptide repeat protein yields MSVDAAVIPFGWSGELLSTPQIIKLLPVKEFLNRQQWTYSPPDPSGTPDCADWWGMLTGSPNLKPALLQARTFRAMQLYTAALRVLHPLLQHYDSPEVKQEFELCQKELAYQEQLDTGAPSQLRLQAYQQTSPTEEFPLAQAGPGIKGDHSPPEKVSETLARAINEYIHGDCSEAIAALTADDSESLYAKAQIQLEAGDPANAASTFRQLIEQHPQDRLVVPSQNMLDALQ; encoded by the coding sequence ATGTCGGTTGACGCGGCAGTCATTCCCTTTGGCTGGTCGGGTGAATTACTCAGCACGCCGCAGATCATCAAGCTGCTCCCCGTCAAAGAGTTTCTGAATCGCCAGCAGTGGACCTATTCCCCGCCCGATCCGAGTGGCACACCGGACTGTGCTGACTGGTGGGGTATGCTGACCGGCTCTCCCAATCTGAAACCGGCACTGCTGCAGGCGCGAACGTTTCGTGCGATGCAGCTCTATACAGCCGCATTGCGTGTGCTGCATCCACTACTGCAACATTACGACTCTCCTGAAGTCAAACAGGAATTCGAACTCTGTCAGAAAGAACTGGCTTATCAGGAACAGCTCGACACGGGTGCTCCCAGCCAGTTACGCCTGCAAGCCTATCAGCAGACCAGCCCGACAGAAGAATTTCCTCTCGCCCAGGCAGGTCCGGGAATCAAAGGTGACCACAGTCCGCCCGAAAAAGTTTCAGAAACGCTCGCGCGGGCGATTAACGAATACATTCACGGCGACTGTTCCGAAGCCATCGCCGCTTTGACTGCCGATGACAGCGAGAGTCTGTATGCAAAAGCCCAGATTCAGTTGGAAGCCGGCGATCCCGCGAATGCCGCGTCGACCTTTCGTCAGTTAATTGAACAGCATCCCCAGGACCGACTGGTCGTCCCCAGTCAGAACATGTTAGATGCCCTGCAATGA